In the genome of Corythoichthys intestinalis isolate RoL2023-P3 chromosome 19, ASM3026506v1, whole genome shotgun sequence, one region contains:
- the srsf5b gene encoding serine and arginine rich splicing factor 5b, which translates to MMSGCRIFIGRLSPSAREKDVERFFKGYGRIRDIDLKRGFGFVEFEDPRDAEDAVYDLDGKELCNERVTIEHARVRLRANRGGRGGVGGGEGSRFPDRYGRGAQNNRSRNPPPMRTENRLIVENLSSRVSWQDLKDFMRQAGEVTFADAHRPKLNEGVVEFASNSDMQNALEKLSGKEINGRKIKLVEAGKKRSKSRSRSRSSSRSRSRSRSRSRDRSSSGSPRRSSSPRRTGSPRRSGSRAKTHSRSNSHSPTSGKSSPNTKSLDPSKHSKSATPTPVSPREKDPGPQCRSRSRSPSTETQH; encoded by the exons ATGATGAGTGGATGTCGTATATTCATCGGTCGGCTCAGCCCTTCGGCAAGGGAGAAGGATGTCGAGAGATTCTTCAAAGGATACGGGCGCATCCGTGACATCGACCTGAAAAGAGGCTTTGGCTTTGTG GAATTTGAAGATCCAAGAGATGCGGAAGATGCTGTATATGACCTTGATGGAAAAGAACTGTGTAATGAGAG GGTGACTATAGAGCATGCTCGTGTACGTCTACGTGCCAATCGAGGAGGGAGAGGAGGAGTTGGCGGTGGTGAAGGAAGCCGCTTTCCTGATCGGTACGGTCGAGGCGCTCAGAACAATCGGAG TCGAAACCCGCCTCCGATGCGTACTGAGAACCGTCTGATTGTGGAGAACTTGTCGTCCCGTGTCAGCTGGCAG GATCTGAAAGATTTCATGAGGCAAGCTGGAGAGGTGACATTTGCTGATGCACATCGGCCTAAACTCAATGAAGG GGTGGTGGAGTTTGCCTCTAACAGCGACATGCAAAATGCTCTTGAAAAACTGTCTGGGAAGGagatcaatggcaggaaaataaAGCTTGTTGAGGCAGGCAAGAAGAG GTCAAAAAGTCGTTCCCGCTCAAGGAGTTCATCTCGGTCCCGCTCCCGTTCACGATCCAGGTCCCGTGATCGCTCCTCATCCGGAAGTCCCAGACGCTCCAGCAGTCCCAGGCGCACCGGAAGTCCTAGGCGTTCTGGCAGCCGGGCCAAAACCCACAGTCGCTCCAACAGCCACTCCCCCACAAGTGGCAAATCCTCCCCTAACACCAAATCACTGGATCCAAGCAAACACTCTAAATCTGCTACACCTACTCCAGTTTCTCCACGTGAAAAAGACCCCGGCCCTCAGTGTCGTTCTCGCTCCCGTTCTCCTTCAACTGAAACCCAACATTAA
- the slc10a1 gene encoding hepatic sodium/bile acid cotransporter, translating to MEYILGQSNPNPVHNDSMVTFNVTPANSSAVLFKPFLSPVVDKTINILMVIVLFITMISLGCTMEVSKIKGHIVKPKGVVIAVTAQYCVMPLTAFCLAKGFHLADMAAVVVLICGCCPGGTLSNILALAINGDMNLSIVMTSCSTLLALGMMPLLLYMYCQGFGDLQNAVPYVDITVSLVMILVPCGIGILINHYRPSYSKIITKVGLIIMSISCVVITIMAILAIGSSILAVMSPPLLATGAVMPFIGFTFGYVISAIFRLSQAERRTVAMETGCQNIQLCSTILKLAFPPDLIGPLFLFPMVYISFQLLEAMALILVYRCHQRLTRKEKDVYLPTETDPGRRALCEGTV from the exons ATGGAGTACATCCTGGGCCAGTCTAATCCCAATCCAGTTCACAACGACAGCATGGTCACCTTCAACGTGACGCCCGCAAACAGCAGTGCTGTTCTTTTCAAGCCCTTTTTGTCGCCCGTGGTGGACAAAACTATTAACATCCTCATGGTGATCGTCTTATTTATCACCATGATCTCATTGGGATGCACCATGGAGGTGTCTAAAATCAAG GGTCACATAGTGAAACCTAAAGGGGTGGTGATTGCAGTCACGGCCCAGTATTGTGTCATGCCGCTTACAGCCTTTTGTTTAGCAAAG GGCTTCCATCTGGCTGACATGGCAGCTGTGGTGGTCCTGATCTGTGGGTGCTGCCCCGGGGGGACCCTCTCCAACATCTTGGCTTTAGCTATAAATGGGGACATGAACCTCAG CATTGTGATGACATCCTGCTCCACCTTGCTGGCACTGGGAATGATGCCCCTGCTGCTCTACATGTACTGCCAGGGCTTCGGCGACCTGCAGAATGCTGTGCCATATGTTGACATCACTGTGTCACTAGTCATGATCCTCGTGCCCTGCGGCATTGGTATCCTCATTAACCACTACAGGCCCAGCTATTCCAAGATCATCACCAAG GTAGGTCTGATCATCATGTCGATCTCCTGCGTGGTGATCACCATCATGGCCATCCTAGCGATCGGCAGCTCCATCTTGGCTGTCATGTCTCCTCCCCTTTTGGCCACTGGCGCTGTTATGCCCTTCATTGGTTTCACCTTTGGTTACGTCATATCAGCCATCTTCAGACTCAGCCAAGC GGAGCGGAGGACTGTCGCCATGGAAACAGGCTGCCAGAACATTCAGTTATGCTCAACTATCCTGAAGTTGGCCTTTCCCCCGGATTTGATCGGCCCGCTTTTCCTCTTCCCGATGGTGTACATATCATTCCAGCTGTTGGAGGCCATGGCGCTCATCCTGGTCTACAGGTGCCACCAGAGGCTCACAAGGAAAGAGaaag ATGTGTACCTACCAACTGAGACTGATCCTGGACGGCGAGCACTTTGCGAAGGAACTGTATGA